One window from the genome of Cyclobacterium amurskyense encodes:
- a CDS encoding CvfB family protein: protein MKELGKISTLPINRFTDNGAYLALSDGDELLIPKRYLSGEEKEGDFKEVFVYTDSEDRPVAVTDYPLALLDQFAVLEVKDVTSIGAFLEWGLEKDLFLPNSEMRQDVKPGEKVLVFVCVDHRTSRLIGVSKYEDFILSDTSGFEVGQEVNALVFDSTGLGYKVLINDFYEGLIYSNEVFKPLAIGDKVRAFVKKIREDNKIDLIITPIGRQKFDEGADQILSLLQDKNFLPLTDKSSPEIIKETLGMSKKHFKQCIGQLYRKKIIVIKEDGIYKV from the coding sequence ATGAAAGAATTAGGAAAAATCAGCACCTTACCGATAAATCGGTTTACAGACAATGGTGCTTACCTCGCTTTAAGTGATGGGGATGAGTTATTAATACCTAAAAGGTACCTTAGTGGAGAGGAGAAAGAAGGGGATTTTAAGGAAGTTTTTGTTTACACAGACAGTGAAGACAGGCCTGTAGCAGTTACGGATTATCCATTGGCCTTGTTGGATCAGTTTGCTGTATTAGAGGTGAAAGATGTAACAAGTATTGGTGCCTTTTTGGAATGGGGACTGGAGAAGGATTTGTTTCTTCCCAATTCAGAAATGCGTCAGGATGTAAAACCTGGGGAAAAGGTTTTGGTGTTTGTTTGTGTGGATCACCGCACCTCGCGTTTGATTGGGGTGAGCAAGTATGAGGACTTTATTTTATCTGATACCAGTGGATTTGAAGTAGGGCAGGAAGTGAATGCCTTGGTTTTTGACAGCACTGGTTTAGGGTATAAGGTATTGATCAATGACTTTTATGAAGGTCTCATTTATTCAAATGAGGTCTTTAAACCATTGGCCATTGGCGATAAGGTTCGTGCATTTGTTAAAAAAATAAGAGAGGACAATAAGATTGATTTAATTATTACTCCTATAGGTCGTCAGAAATTTGATGAAGGAGCAGATCAAATATTAAGCCTCTTGCAGGATAAAAATTTTTTACCGCTTACGGATAAATCATCTCCTGAAATCATAAAGGAGACATTGGGAATGAGCAAGAAGCATTTCAAACAGTGCATCGGACAACTGTACCGGAAAAAGATCATCGTAATAAAAGAAGATGGCATATATAAGGTTTAA
- a CDS encoding ROK family protein, translating to MNNKTEVFLGIDVGGTHVKIGLVDTRGQIIQFGKEETALLRKSAQGFNKAFVEVVGKYLKSNPEVKHVGIGLPGLVSKDRTTTLEIPAISELNGFNLKGALLENYPDIIFHLENDASAAALGEFHFGKEKISDNYLFITLGTGIGSALILDKKVFKGVRGNAMEVGHMLSRGNSRLEPLIGRNGILTMAAKMIEQYPDEIGELKDQELGIHLLVASAKNGNGIALRTFAELGAILGEALVSTIRILDVTEVYFGGGISAALQFIQPQMEKTIRQYLSPYYLNDLKLERATLENDAGTLGAAALCFMD from the coding sequence ATGAATAACAAAACTGAAGTGTTTTTAGGCATAGATGTGGGAGGAACTCACGTAAAAATAGGCTTGGTAGATACCCGTGGTCAAATTATTCAATTTGGCAAAGAGGAAACAGCATTACTTCGTAAAAGTGCACAGGGTTTTAATAAGGCTTTTGTGGAGGTAGTTGGAAAATACCTTAAAAGTAATCCTGAGGTAAAACATGTTGGAATAGGCCTTCCAGGCTTAGTAAGTAAAGACAGAACGACCACATTAGAAATACCAGCCATTTCTGAACTAAATGGTTTTAATTTAAAGGGAGCGCTTTTAGAAAATTACCCAGATATTATTTTTCATCTTGAGAATGATGCTAGTGCCGCTGCTTTAGGTGAATTCCATTTTGGGAAAGAAAAAATTTCTGATAATTACCTATTTATTACCTTGGGTACAGGCATAGGAAGTGCCCTTATTCTTGACAAAAAAGTGTTTAAAGGTGTTCGTGGTAATGCCATGGAAGTTGGGCATATGCTCTCTAGGGGAAATAGCAGGCTAGAACCTTTAATCGGAAGAAATGGTATTCTCACTATGGCTGCTAAGATGATAGAGCAGTATCCAGATGAAATTGGTGAATTAAAAGACCAGGAATTGGGAATTCACTTACTGGTAGCTTCTGCGAAAAATGGAAACGGAATTGCTTTAAGAACTTTTGCCGAATTAGGTGCAATTTTAGGAGAAGCATTGGTGTCCACAATACGTATTTTGGATGTTACTGAGGTGTATTTTGGAGGTGGTATATCAGCTGCCCTTCAGTTTATCCAACCTCAAATGGAGAAAACAATTCGTCAATATTTAAGTCCTTATTACCTTAATGACTTAAAGTTAGAAAGAGCTACATTAGAAAATGATGCAGGCACCTTAGGTGCAGCAGCATTATGTTTTATGGATTAA
- a CDS encoding TetR/AcrR family transcriptional regulator — translation MKEAQEFSEKEIAIYNGALELVAKYGFHGTSMSLLTKEAKVSTGTIYHYFSSKDDLMKKMYCYFRSQLEAYISSQVDVKEDYKERYYLRWQKLYLYYTQHPKVLVFFEQFINSPYNFERSPHHFTGAYFKFLKEGIDKKYLKPAKPEIYVAMYMGSVVMASKINVFGSILLEETDRELLINKLWVGMSQV, via the coding sequence ATGAAAGAAGCACAAGAGTTTTCAGAAAAAGAAATAGCCATCTATAATGGAGCGCTAGAACTTGTGGCCAAATATGGTTTTCATGGTACTTCCATGAGTTTATTGACCAAAGAAGCCAAAGTCTCCACAGGAACGATTTACCATTACTTCTCTAGTAAAGATGACTTAATGAAAAAAATGTACTGCTATTTCCGTAGTCAGTTGGAAGCTTATATTTCAAGCCAAGTAGATGTAAAAGAGGACTATAAGGAGAGGTACTATTTAAGGTGGCAGAAATTGTACCTCTATTATACACAGCACCCAAAAGTTCTGGTATTTTTTGAACAGTTTATTAATTCACCTTATAATTTTGAACGTAGTCCTCACCATTTCACCGGAGCCTATTTTAAATTTCTTAAGGAAGGCATTGATAAAAAATACCTAAAGCCAGCCAAACCCGAGATTTATGTTGCCATGTATATGGGCAGTGTGGTCATGGCCTCTAAAATCAATGTTTTTGGCTCCATATTATTGGAAGAAACAGATAGAGAGCTTCTGATCAATAAATTATGGGTTGGCATGTCCCAAGTATAA